A stretch of the Lactuca sativa cultivar Salinas chromosome 9, Lsat_Salinas_v11, whole genome shotgun sequence genome encodes the following:
- the LOC111880239 gene encoding probable pectate lyase 8, whose protein sequence is MSVSLRFSALCLFLVYMLFLSVNGVSSMEEETELQSLIDNSTMADRRNENIAIEKNDKAVEENPERVASMVDMSIRNSTERRKLGFLSCGTGNPIDDCWRCDRNWQRHRKRLADCAIGFGRNAIGGRDGRYYVVTDPNDDDPVHPRPGTLRHAVIQDQPLWIIFKRDMVITLKQELIMNSFKTIDARGVNVHIANGGCITIQYITNVIIHGLHIHDCKPTGNAMVRSSPSHYGWRTMADGDGISIFGSSHIWIDHNSLSNCADGLVDAIMGSTAITVSNNYFTHHNEVMLLGHSDTYDRDKIMQVTIAYNHFGEGLVQRMPRCRHGYFHVVNNDYTHWVMYAIGGSADPTINSQGNRYLAPVNPNAKEVTHRVMTAGRWRHWNWRSEGDLMLNGAFFVPSGKGAGASYARASSLSAKPSSVVASLTSGSGALVCRRGREC, encoded by the exons ATGTCGGTCTCTCTCAGATTTTCGGCGCTCTGTTTATTTCTGGTTTATATGCTTTTCCTTTCCGTCAATGGCGTTTCGAG TATGGAGGAGGAAACTGAGTTGCAGAGCTTAATAGACAACTCAACAATGGCCGATAG GAGAAATGAAAATATTGCTATTGAAAAGAATGATAAGGCTGTTGAAGAGAATCCGGAAAGGGTCGCTTCTATGGTTGACAT GAGCATTCGCAATAGTACTGAAAGGAGGAAATTAGGATTTTTGTCATGTGGCACCGGGAACCCAATCGACGATTGCTGGCGGTGTGACAGGAACTGGCAGCGCCACCGCAAGAGGTTGGCAGATTGCGCTATTGGGTTCGGACGTAACGCAATCGGCGGTCGTGACGGACGGTATTACGTCGTCACCGATCCTAATGACGACGACCCCGTACACCCCCGACCGGGAACTCTCCGGCACGCCGTCATCCAAGACCAACCTCTCTGGATCATCTTCAAACGCGACATGGTGATCACACTAAAACAAGAACTAATCATGAACAGTTTCAAAACAATCGACGCTCGTGGAGTCAACGTCCACATCGCAAACGGCGGTTGCATCACAATCCAATACATCACAAACGTCATCATCCACGGACTCCATATCCACGACTGTAAACCAACCGGAAACGCCATGGTCCGAAGCTCCCCCTCACACTACGGCTGGCGAACAATGGCTGACGGTGACGGAATATCCATCTTCGGCTCCAGCCATATCTGGATCGACCATAATTCTCTCTCTAACTGCGCCGATGGTTTAGTTGACGCCATTATGGGTTCAACCGCGATTACAGTTTCTAACAATTACTTCACCCACCACAACGAGGTTATGTTACTAGGCCACAGTGACACCTACGACAGGGACAAAATTATGCAAGTCACCATCGCATATAATCATTTCGGTGAAGGTCTTGTTCAAAGAATGCCACGTTGTAGGCACGGGTATTTCCATGTCGTAAACAATGACTACACACATTGGGTAATGTATGCTATTGGTGGAAGTGCAGATCCCACAATTAACAGCCAAGGCAACCGATACCTTGCCCCTGTTAATCCTAATGCTAAAGAG GTGACTCATAGAGTGATGACAGCTGGAAGGTGGAGGCATTGGAATTGGAGATCGGAAGGTGACCTAATGTTGAATGGAGCATTTTTTGTCCCATCAGGGAAAGGAGCGGGAGCCAGTTACGCACGTGCCTCGAGCTTAAGTGCTAAACC